One region of Mycobacterium riyadhense genomic DNA includes:
- a CDS encoding class I SAM-dependent methyltransferase codes for MTVADIFARHATLRRSLWLLSEFRYEQPDPARFYRALAADTAAMIGDLWLASHGEPPVDRTLLDVGGGPGYFASAFADARVRYIGVEPDPNEMHSAAGGFVHEPATFVRASGLALPFADDSVDICLSSNVAEHVPRPWQLGNEMLRVTKPGGLAVLSYTVWLGPFGGHEMGLSHYLGGARAAARYARKHGHPAKNNYGSSLFAVSAADGLSWAASTGAAIAAFPRYHPRWAWGLTSLPVLREFLVSNLVLVLQPR; via the coding sequence GTGACGGTAGCCGACATTTTCGCGCGCCACGCAACACTGCGACGCTCGCTGTGGCTGTTGTCAGAGTTCCGATACGAGCAGCCGGACCCGGCCCGCTTCTACCGCGCGCTGGCGGCCGACACGGCGGCGATGATTGGCGACCTGTGGCTGGCCAGCCACGGCGAGCCGCCAGTGGACCGCACCCTGCTCGACGTCGGTGGCGGACCCGGATACTTTGCCTCGGCATTCGCCGACGCGAGAGTCCGCTACATCGGCGTCGAACCGGACCCTAATGAAATGCACTCGGCCGCTGGAGGTTTCGTTCATGAGCCGGCCACGTTCGTCCGGGCTTCGGGCTTGGCGCTGCCCTTCGCCGACGACTCCGTGGACATCTGCCTGTCATCCAACGTTGCCGAGCACGTGCCGCGGCCCTGGCAACTCGGCAACGAGATGCTGCGAGTTACCAAGCCGGGAGGCCTGGCAGTGCTGTCCTACACAGTCTGGCTGGGCCCATTCGGTGGGCACGAGATGGGCCTGAGCCATTACCTCGGTGGCGCCCGTGCCGCCGCCCGGTACGCCCGCAAACACGGTCATCCGGCAAAAAACAACTACGGATCGTCGTTGTTTGCAGTTTCGGCGGCCGACGGTCTGAGCTGGGCCGCCAGCACCGGCGCGGCGATAGCCGCATTTCCCCGCTACCACCCACGATGGGCGTGGGGGCTGACCTCCCTGCCGGTGCTGCGCGAGTTCCTGGTGAGCAATCTGGTGCTGGTGCTCCAGCCCCGGTAA